Proteins co-encoded in one Glandiceps talaboti chromosome 22, keGlaTala1.1, whole genome shotgun sequence genomic window:
- the LOC144452398 gene encoding uncharacterized protein LOC144452398 — translation MGSAPSKPVPPEFRGFDRNDTVIDMKMKSLSKLDEYIARFSKLTTLILQDNILSSLPQQLSSLKKLSILDLSLNRFKDIPSVVFELAELSELDMDGNEVTEVPLAVVNLTKLKSLSLQYNMLQSVPIELYAMESIKNISVTGNKLSSLPAKLHKVLKKRSVNRTVLSDNAFEEIPLEVCSLRHLVELTMDKNSIKGIPAEIGKLTKLNDVNLSHNSITKIPPELCTLKRLTELSLGNNKITEVPCSIGDLRQLKSLKLGGNKLKTLPLEMASLTLISNLDLAHNDMEELPMVVTSLKGLEKLEVGSNHIKDLPDEIGQLHVLVEFGLGDNLIGDEALGKLMSLQRLEKVKLEDNCIHNIPRQFTEKLTNLKGITLYGNTVEDLPPALKRILVKEETASTDWQCMNGGDDSALVDDDGGGRRIGEIGSFGNRTMLISMKSKEKRTYGISHSFTLEVPEGVDEKREADTEDVVIDIAYIDMKQANKDTTRYKLALKADEEQESEIIDINPRDIGIPVTLVLKLDKPENPSRQLVIMESENGKKWNEITSKQEGSYTKAELKRLSIFVAITKPLTDDIKLKSEGGKFSSSVIPKLTVDFPKGAVDTLGSFVMEADITEDSSNEQDTQPDVVEDITVSPVLYLRGSDGKKHLSFKEDVTVTLPSPPNLRGRRVSDTAIRVLRDADENNNWTDITDSLLETLRVLPNGVVSFRVNCFSGHIAARTQPLKRNRAPSHISNIRRNQQIRRKHGSFKVNIILLQSKKDQQSMIINLVSSQKLQEKRRELIDSGYDSPVAGRPYTRDIKMKKGDTVNFDVSEDFKLTNESRVCTFYPNRDNTYHAYVVVPRDRRPEEPEDRVGFVKFYTKQSGHRPEVLAELPFQLHVNVEPELLQRRISNYPDDGPVITDFDFYFNLLAGILLTSYNALIDFGERLGLTPEEIYKSKCAGDLRQQTFKMLQTWKTKEEDKGGKPNFATVINTLIASGKEEPAKVLKQYVKSDPDTDIRGAMRSVAEKVFPKQLRILAHALGLKDIEVDVIRHDHPNDAVEQNYQVMLRWLIRAGSDATIQKLATSLSSVPELTHIHGSLTEDFLLA, via the exons ATGGGGTCGGCGCCAAGCAAACCAG TTCCACCCGAGTTCAGAGGGTTCGACCGGAATGACACCGTAATAGACATGAAAATGAAGAGTTTGTCAAAACTTGACGAGTACATAGCAAGGTTTTCCAAACTAACCACGCTGATCTTACAAGACAACATACTATCGTCCCTTCCACAGCAATTGTCTTCACTCAAAAAACTGTCCATTCTGGATTTATCATTGAATCGTTTCAAAGATATCCCGTCCGTGGTTTTTGAACTTGCAGAGCTCAGTGAACTTGACATGGACGGCAACGAAGTCACTGAAGTGCCCTTAGCTGTCGTTAATCTCACAAAACTTAAATCTCTGTCTTTGCAGTATAACATGTTACAAAGCGTGCCCATAGAACTGTACGCAATGGAAAGTATCAAGAACATTAGTGTAACGGGCAATAAACTGTCATCATTGCCTGCTAAATTACACAAAGTATTAAAGAAACGTTCTGTCAATCGTACAGTATTATCTGACAATGCATTTGAGGAGATACCACTGGAAGTGTGTAGCCTGCGCCATCTTGTTGAGTTGACCATGGACAAGAATTCCATTAAGGGAATACCTGCTGAGATAGGAAAACTGACCAAGTTGAATGATGTTAACCTGTCTCACAACAGTATCACTAAGATACCACCTGAATTATGCACACTAAAGCGATTGACAGAATTGTCTCTCGGTAACAACAAAATCACTGAAGTCCCTTGCTCAATAG GTGATCTACGACAGTTGAAAAGTCTCAAATTGGGCGGcaataaattgaaaacactTCCACTAGAAATGGCAAGTCTTACTTTAATAAGTAACCTTGACCTGGCACACAATGACATGGAAGAACTTCCAATGGTGGTTACAAGTCTAAAAGGTTTAGAGAAACTTGAAGTAGGCTCCAACCATATCAAGGATCTACCAGATGAAATCGGACAATTGCATGTTCTGGTGGAGTTTGGTCTTGGAGACAATCTCATCGGTGATGAGGCATTAGGAAAACTGATGTCCTTGCAACGTTTAGAAAAAGTAAAACTCGAAGACAACTGTATCCATAACATCCCTCGGCAGTTTACTGAGAAACTAACCAATCTGAAAGGGATTACATTGTACGGAAACACTGTTGAAGACTTGCCCCCCGCTTTGAAAAGGATACTGGTCAAAGAGGAGACGG CCTCAACTGATTGGCAGTGCATGAATGGTGGTGATGATTCAGCActtgttgatgatgatggtggtggtcgAAGAATAGGTGAGATAGGATCGTTTGGCAACCGGACAATGTTAATCAGCATGAAATCCAAG GAGAAAAGGACTTATGGCATTTCTCATAGTTTCACTCTAGAAGTGCCCGAAGGAGTTGACGAAAAACGTGAAGCAGATACAGAAGATGTCGTTATTGACATAGCCTACATCGACATGAAACAAGCCAACAAGGACACGACTAGGTACAAGCTTGCACTGAAAGCCGACGAAGAACAAGAGTCAGAAATAATAGACATCAACCCTCGGGATATAGGCATACCTGTGACACTTGTTCTTAAATTGGATAAACCAGAAAATCCATCCAGACAATTAGTCATTATGGAAAGTGAGAATGGTAAAAAATGGAATGAAATCACTTCAAAGCAG GAAGGTTCATATACTAAGGCGGAACTGAAACgtctttcaatatttgttgCCATCACCAAGCCATTAACAGACGACATAAAACTAAAAAGTGAAGGCGGGAAATTCTCATCATCGGTTATACCAAAGTTAACAGTAGATTTCCCAAAAGGAGCAGTTGATACTCTGGGATCTTTTGTGATGGAG GCGGACATCACTGAAGACTCATCGAACGAACAAGACACACAACCTGATGTAGTTGAAGACATAACTGTGTCTCCAGTGCTTTACTTGAGGGGATCTGATGGCAAGAAACACCTTAGTTTCAAGGAAGATGTTACAGTCACGCTCCCGTCACCACCGAATCTTCGAGGTCGTAGGGTATCTGATACAGCTATTAGAGTACTGAGGGATGcagatgaaaataataattgGACGGACATCACTGACAGTTTGCTTGAGACCCTAAGAGTTTTGCCGAACGGAGTTGTATCGTTTAGAGTAAATTGCTTTAGTGG GCACATCGCTGCACGGACCCAGCCACTGAAAAGAAATAGGGCCCCATCTCACATCAGCAACATTCGTAGGAACCAACAGATCAGACGAAAGCATGGTTCATTTAAAGTCAACATCATTCTATTGCAGTCGAAGAAAGACCAACAAAGCATGATCATAAATTTGGTATCAAGTCAAAAGTTACAGGAAAAACGTCGAGAACTGATTGACTCTGGTTATGATTCGCCTGTGGCCGGTCGGCCCTATACCcgtgatatcaaaatgaaaaaggGTGATACCGTTAATTTTGATGTCAGTGAGGATTTTAAATTAACAAATGAAAGCAGAGTTTGTACGTTCTACCCCAACAGAGACAATACTTACCATGCGTACGTCGTCGTACCTAGAGATCGACGCCCCGAAGAGCCTGAAGATCGCGTGGGTTTTGTCAAATTCTACACAAAACAATCAGGACACAGACCCGAGGTGTTGGCAGAGTTGCCGTTTCAGCTTCACGTTAACGTT GAGCCGGAACTTCTACAACGTAGAATATCAAATTACCCCGACGATGGTCCAGTTATCACAG atttCGACTTCTACTTTAACCTCCTGGCGGGCATTTTACTGACGTCCTATAACGCGTTGATAGACTTCGGTGAACGACTCGGTCTGACACCAGAAGAGATATACAAGTCTAAATGTGCAGGAGATTTACGACAGCAAACGTTTAAAATGCTTCAAACCTGGAAAACCAAGGAAGAAGACAAGGGAGGAAAACCCAATTTTGCAACTGTTATTAATACATTGATAGCCAGTGGAAAGGAGGAACCCGCCAAGGTCTTGAAACAATACGTTAAATCAGATCCAGATACAG ACATTCGAGGAGCCATGAGATCTGTAGCTGAAAAAGTGTTTCCCAAACAGTTAAGGATTTTAGCACACGCACTTGGCTTGAAGGATATCGAGGTAGACGTCATCAGGCACGATCATCCGAATGATGCTGTCGAACAAAATTACCAGGTGATGTTACGATGGCTGATAAGAGCAGGATCCGATGCTACAATCCAGAAGCTGGCAACGTCATTGAGTAGCGTACCCGAACTAACGCATATTCACGGAAGCTTAACGGAAGACTTCCTCTTGGcttga